In Leuconostoc kimchii IMSNU 11154, one genomic interval encodes:
- the glyS gene encoding glycine--tRNA ligase subunit beta, protein MSTFLLEIGLEEMPAHLVTSSEAQLIERTKAFLAEHRLSVGEIKPFSTPRRLAFQLVDVALESESLSEEKRGPAINRAKDEQGGWSKAAQGFARGQGATPEDFEEREGYVWLTKHTPGEAAATILAKIGDEVVSQMKFTTYMKWANNSFLYVRPIRWLVALLDEAIVDFSILEVSTGRFTRGHRFLSHEHVEISHANRYVDTLKAAYVLVDAEGRKSEIRRQLEMIATQNHWLLQLDVDAAQNLLEEVNNIVEWPTAFSGSFDQKYLEVPDAVLMTSMREHQRFFYVTDQSGALLPNFLSVRNGNAENLSNVIAGNEKVLVARLEDAEFFYHEDQQKTIADSMAKVKKLVFHEKIGTVYEHMQRVGKLAADLAASLNFDDSKKADLARASEIYKFDLMTGMVGEFDELQGIMGEHYAKLFGENAAVAVAIKEHYMPTSAHGDVATTDVGAVLAIADKLDAIITFFSANLMPTGSNDPYGLRRAATGIVRTLENKKWHVALKPVLDVFVTNTGEVTQNADLTAVLAFIFDRVRKIALDRGIRQDIVSAGTALVGSTDVVYIADRTQVLAKHADDVNFREVIESLTRVSRLAVKQISHDLVDENLFENDAESKLYAASKAIDLQDVEGQGGEAVYQALAALQMPIANYFDETMVNVDNQTIKNNRYAQLNLIHRLAVGLGDLSNIVIK, encoded by the coding sequence ATGTCAACATTTTTATTAGAAATTGGTTTAGAAGAAATGCCAGCACATTTGGTTACCAGTTCGGAAGCACAATTGATTGAACGCACCAAGGCTTTTTTGGCAGAACACCGTTTATCTGTGGGTGAGATTAAACCATTTTCAACACCACGTCGTCTGGCATTTCAACTAGTTGATGTTGCTTTAGAATCTGAATCATTATCTGAAGAAAAGCGTGGTCCAGCAATTAATCGCGCGAAAGACGAACAAGGCGGTTGGTCAAAGGCGGCTCAGGGATTTGCTCGAGGGCAAGGTGCGACACCTGAAGATTTCGAAGAACGGGAGGGGTATGTTTGGTTAACAAAACATACGCCAGGTGAAGCAGCAGCAACAATTCTAGCTAAAATTGGTGATGAAGTCGTATCACAGATGAAATTCACGACTTATATGAAATGGGCAAACAACAGTTTTCTGTATGTTAGACCAATTCGTTGGCTTGTTGCCTTACTAGATGAAGCGATTGTTGACTTTAGTATTTTGGAAGTTTCAACAGGCCGGTTCACACGCGGCCATCGTTTTTTATCTCATGAACACGTTGAAATTAGCCATGCCAATCGATATGTTGACACATTGAAAGCGGCATATGTTTTAGTTGATGCTGAGGGGCGTAAATCTGAAATACGTCGCCAACTTGAAATGATTGCTACGCAAAATCATTGGTTATTACAACTTGATGTTGATGCAGCACAAAATTTACTAGAAGAAGTAAACAACATTGTTGAATGGCCAACAGCATTTTCTGGTAGTTTTGATCAGAAGTATTTAGAAGTACCAGACGCGGTATTGATGACCTCGATGCGTGAACATCAACGATTTTTCTATGTGACAGATCAATCAGGTGCGTTGTTGCCAAACTTTTTGTCGGTTCGAAACGGCAATGCTGAAAATCTCAGTAATGTGATTGCTGGTAATGAAAAAGTGCTTGTTGCACGATTAGAAGATGCAGAATTTTTTTATCATGAGGATCAACAAAAAACAATTGCGGATAGTATGGCAAAAGTCAAAAAGTTGGTTTTTCATGAAAAAATTGGCACAGTCTACGAACATATGCAGCGTGTTGGCAAATTAGCAGCAGATCTGGCGGCCAGTCTTAATTTTGATGATTCAAAAAAAGCAGATCTTGCTCGTGCTTCAGAAATTTATAAATTTGATTTAATGACTGGTATGGTTGGTGAATTTGATGAATTGCAAGGTATTATGGGTGAACATTACGCCAAATTATTTGGTGAAAATGCCGCTGTAGCTGTTGCTATTAAAGAACACTATATGCCAACATCTGCTCATGGGGATGTTGCTACGACTGATGTCGGTGCTGTGTTGGCGATTGCTGATAAATTAGATGCCATTATAACTTTTTTCTCGGCTAACCTTATGCCAACGGGTTCGAATGATCCTTATGGTTTGCGCCGTGCTGCGACTGGTATCGTGAGAACACTTGAAAATAAGAAATGGCATGTTGCGTTAAAACCGGTACTAGATGTGTTTGTCACAAATACTGGTGAAGTGACACAAAATGCTGATTTAACGGCAGTGCTAGCATTTATTTTTGATCGTGTCCGTAAAATCGCATTAGATCGTGGTATTCGCCAAGATATTGTGTCTGCTGGTACTGCACTGGTAGGTAGTACGGATGTGGTTTACATTGCTGACCGCACGCAAGTTTTAGCCAAACATGCAGATGATGTTAATTTCCGTGAAGTGATTGAATCATTAACGCGTGTTTCTCGTTTAGCCGTTAAACAAATCAGTCATGATCTGGTTGATGAAAATTTGTTTGAAAATGACGCTGAAAGTAAACTGTATGCGGCTTCAAAAGCAATTGACTTGCAGGATGTAGAAGGTCAAGGTGGCGAAGCAGTTTATCAGGCATTGGCTGCATTGCAAATGCCGATTGCTAATTACTTTGATGAGACCATGGTTAACGTTGATAATCAAACAATTAAGAATAATCGTTATGCTCAGTTAAATTTGATTCATCGATTAGCCGTTGGTTTAGGTGACTTATCAAATATTGTTATTAAATAA
- the glyQ gene encoding glycine--tRNA ligase subunit alpha gives MTEHKLSLQDIILTLQQYWAKQGANLMQAYDNEVGAGTQSPYTFLRANGPEPWNAAYVQPSRRPADGRYGDNPNRLFQHHQFQVVMKPSPANIQELYLGSLEALGIKPLEHDIRFVEDNWENPSMGAAGIGWEVWLDGMEVTQFTYFQQVGGIEVDSVTAEVTYGLERLASYIQDVPTVYDLEWGNGVLYGDIFKEPEYEHSKYAFEESNQTVLLRHFDEFEAEATHLLELGLVHPAYDYILKSSHTFNLLDARGTVSVTERAGYLHRIRTMARRVSKVFIQARADLGFPLLKDIELRDKYLGENGKYAKQEGK, from the coding sequence ATGACAGAACATAAATTATCATTACAGGATATTATTTTAACATTACAACAATACTGGGCTAAACAAGGCGCTAATCTGATGCAAGCCTATGACAATGAAGTTGGTGCTGGAACACAATCACCGTATACTTTTTTACGTGCCAATGGACCAGAGCCTTGGAATGCAGCTTACGTGCAACCTTCACGTCGACCCGCTGATGGTCGCTATGGGGATAATCCTAATCGACTTTTTCAACATCACCAATTTCAAGTTGTTATGAAACCCTCACCCGCGAACATTCAAGAACTGTATCTTGGATCGTTAGAGGCACTGGGTATTAAACCACTTGAACATGACATTCGTTTTGTCGAGGATAATTGGGAAAACCCCTCAATGGGTGCTGCTGGTATTGGTTGGGAAGTTTGGTTGGATGGCATGGAAGTCACACAATTTACGTATTTTCAACAAGTTGGTGGGATTGAAGTCGATTCGGTGACAGCAGAAGTCACTTATGGTTTAGAACGCTTAGCTTCATACATCCAAGATGTGCCAACTGTCTACGATTTGGAGTGGGGTAATGGTGTTCTTTATGGTGATATTTTCAAAGAACCAGAATATGAACATTCAAAATATGCCTTTGAAGAATCGAACCAAACAGTATTGCTCAGACATTTTGATGAGTTCGAAGCAGAAGCAACACATCTATTAGAATTAGGCTTAGTACACCCAGCATACGATTATATTTTAAAATCATCACATACATTTAATTTATTAGATGCGCGCGGAACAGTTTCTGTCACAGAGCGTGCAGGTTACTTGCATAGAATCAGAACAATGGCACGCCGTGTATCAAAAGTATTTATCCAAGCTCGTGCGGATCTGGGGTTTCCGTTACTTAAAGACATTGAACTACGGGATAAGTATTTGGGAGAAAATGGTAAGTATGCAAAGCAGGAAGGAAAATAA
- a CDS encoding DUF805 domain-containing protein, translating into MRRYLRYWQEAFNFNGGTYRLDFWFVQTINNFILAMLTFVVGSIFNEWVLLSRLSSILNVLIFVPNLSLFIRRLRDTGLSQQAISIVLLSPVLIGVIISFFSAIGLLILVPLLLLIYIGSLIFLLARRSAYWTPVLKINQKISFIAFFVVMVSAIISLNTMVLAQQMTTINTLLQKIQKQRTNTVVSITKTSSNQSEVIDSILSSAVSNNPVPSQSKTKSTSSKIPEIQVKALPDDSTTVNYRQLPEMLLGDDDFGFFKVQGNWQQDSTSLQWSLDTPNQNATIMTSTRGQGFGVDASSFPFEKILGQSHFKLKQQGEIDVWRIDGTYQVPTTGERTEMSYLEWYMPDGHIRVMYVFSDSKPLLNLIINSLSNTYQSTV; encoded by the coding sequence TTGAGAAGATATTTAAGGTATTGGCAAGAAGCCTTTAATTTTAATGGTGGGACTTACCGCTTAGATTTTTGGTTTGTCCAAACTATCAATAATTTTATTTTGGCAATGCTAACTTTCGTTGTGGGAAGTATTTTCAACGAATGGGTATTGCTAAGTCGATTATCTTCAATATTGAATGTGTTAATTTTTGTACCAAATTTATCACTATTTATTCGTCGGTTACGGGATACAGGATTGTCACAACAAGCTATTTCTATTGTGCTACTCAGTCCGGTTTTAATTGGCGTGATTATTAGCTTTTTCAGTGCCATTGGTTTGTTAATTTTGGTACCTTTACTGTTACTGATATATATTGGTAGCTTGATTTTCTTGTTAGCCCGGCGTTCAGCATATTGGACGCCGGTTCTAAAGATAAATCAAAAGATTAGTTTTATAGCCTTTTTTGTTGTGATGGTATCTGCAATAATCAGTTTAAATACTATGGTATTGGCTCAACAAATGACCACAATTAATACGTTATTGCAAAAGATACAAAAGCAAAGAACAAATACAGTGGTGAGCATTACTAAAACATCTTCAAACCAATCAGAAGTTATCGACTCAATTTTATCTTCTGCTGTATCGAATAATCCAGTGCCAAGCCAATCAAAAACCAAATCGACGTCATCCAAAATACCTGAGATTCAGGTGAAAGCATTGCCCGATGACTCGACTACGGTAAACTATCGACAGTTACCAGAAATGTTGTTAGGAGATGATGACTTTGGATTTTTTAAAGTACAAGGCAATTGGCAACAGGATAGCACATCACTTCAATGGTCACTTGACACACCAAATCAGAATGCGACAATCATGACGAGTACAAGAGGTCAAGGATTTGGCGTGGATGCGTCTAGCTTTCCGTTTGAAAAGATATTAGGACAGAGTCATTTTAAGTTAAAGCAACAAGGTGAAATTGACGTCTGGCGTATTGATGGCACATACCAGGTACCGACAACTGGTGAAAGAACAGAAATGAGTTATTTAGAATGGTATATGCCCGATGGACATATTCGAGTGATGTATGTGTTTTCTGATTCTAAGCCGCTATTAAATTTAATCATTAATTCATTATCGAACACTTACCAGTCAACTGTTTGA
- the frr gene encoding ribosome recycling factor, with product MSFNLTDAKARMQGAQDALQRELGSIRTGRANPHILDRIEVEYYGAMTPLNQVASISVPEARILMITPFDKTVLEEIIRAINISDLGLNPASDGNIVRLAIPQMTEEGRKDLVKQVKAEAEKAKVSVRNVRRDAMDSVKKDKELPEDDARHAEDDVQKLTDENIKAIDTIASDKEKELLTI from the coding sequence ATGTCTTTTAATTTAACAGATGCCAAGGCGCGTATGCAAGGTGCCCAAGATGCTTTACAACGTGAACTTGGTAGTATTCGTACAGGGCGCGCGAATCCACATATTTTAGATCGTATAGAAGTTGAATACTACGGTGCTATGACGCCACTTAATCAAGTTGCTTCAATTTCTGTTCCCGAAGCACGCATTTTGATGATTACGCCATTTGACAAGACCGTATTAGAAGAAATTATTCGTGCAATTAATATATCGGACTTAGGATTAAACCCAGCTTCGGATGGTAACATTGTTCGATTGGCAATTCCTCAAATGACTGAAGAAGGTCGTAAGGATTTGGTCAAACAAGTGAAGGCAGAAGCTGAAAAAGCAAAAGTTTCTGTTCGTAATGTCCGCCGTGATGCGATGGATTCTGTCAAAAAAGATAAAGAATTACCTGAAGACGATGCACGTCATGCGGAAGATGATGTGCAAAAGCTTACTGATGAAAATATCAAAGCCATTGATACGATTGCTTCTGATAAAGAGAAAGAGTTATTGACGATATAA
- the pyrH gene encoding UMP kinase — protein MTDMKYKRVLMKLSGEALAGEKGQGINLDTVSEIAQDLKEVHDLGTQIAIVVGGGNLWRGEPAAQVGMERSRADYTGMLGTTMNALVLQDALERAGVDTRVQTAITMQQIAEPYIRGRAIRHLEKGRIVIFAAGTGSPYFSTDTTAALRANEINADAILMGKNGVDGIYDSDPNKNANAVKFSELTHLDILKRGLKVMDSTASSLSMDNNMPLVVFNLNTPGNLKRVVLGENIGTTVTGGK, from the coding sequence ATGACTGATATGAAGTATAAACGTGTTTTGATGAAACTTTCTGGTGAGGCATTGGCTGGAGAGAAAGGTCAAGGAATTAATCTTGATACAGTTTCTGAAATTGCGCAAGATTTAAAAGAAGTACATGACCTAGGAACACAAATTGCAATTGTTGTTGGTGGTGGTAATTTATGGCGTGGTGAACCTGCTGCACAAGTTGGCATGGAAAGGTCACGTGCTGATTATACTGGCATGCTTGGCACGACGATGAATGCACTAGTGTTGCAAGATGCATTAGAACGTGCGGGTGTAGATACACGTGTTCAAACTGCCATTACGATGCAGCAAATTGCAGAACCCTACATTCGTGGACGCGCGATAAGACACCTCGAAAAGGGACGCATAGTGATTTTTGCAGCAGGTACAGGATCACCTTATTTCTCAACAGATACTACAGCGGCATTACGTGCAAACGAAATTAATGCTGATGCGATTTTGATGGGTAAAAATGGGGTTGATGGTATCTATGATTCTGATCCAAATAAGAATGCGAATGCTGTTAAGTTTTCAGAATTAACACATTTGGATATTTTGAAACGTGGATTGAAAGTAATGGATTCAACAGCAAGTTCATTGTCAATGGATAATAACATGCCACTTGTCGTGTTTAATCTAAACACACCGGGCAACTTGAAAAGAGTTGTATTAGGTGAAAATATTGGTACAACAGTTACAGGAGGAAAATAA
- the tsf gene encoding translation elongation factor Ts, which produces MAITAAQVKELRDKTSVGMMDAKKALVESDGDLDKAIDLLREKGMAKAAKKGDRVAAEGMTYVAVSGNKAAIIELNSETDFVAGNAEFNDLLKAVANTIVEFSPKDVEAALALEVEAGQTLNDKIIGTTQITGEKITLRRFTVVEKSDTENFGAYSHLAGSISSLVVVDGASSEAARDIAMHVAAIAPKYVSDDEVPAEVVEKEKSVQLASEDLAGKPDNIKEKMVEGRIKKFLAEISLLDQAFVKNGDQTVAQFIASQNGTVKSFVRYQVGDGIEKKVTDLAEEVAKQLG; this is translated from the coding sequence ATGGCAATTACTGCTGCACAAGTAAAAGAACTACGTGATAAGACGTCTGTTGGTATGATGGATGCTAAGAAGGCTTTAGTAGAATCTGACGGTGACTTAGATAAAGCAATTGATTTGCTTCGCGAAAAAGGTATGGCTAAGGCTGCTAAGAAGGGCGACCGTGTCGCTGCTGAAGGCATGACTTATGTTGCCGTTAGCGGTAATAAAGCTGCTATCATTGAATTAAATTCAGAAACTGACTTTGTTGCTGGAAATGCTGAATTTAATGATTTGTTAAAGGCTGTAGCCAACACAATTGTTGAATTTTCACCAAAAGATGTTGAAGCTGCTTTGGCACTTGAAGTTGAAGCTGGGCAGACATTGAATGACAAAATTATTGGCACAACACAAATTACTGGTGAAAAGATTACGCTACGTCGCTTCACAGTTGTTGAAAAGTCTGATACTGAAAATTTTGGTGCTTACTCACATTTAGCTGGCTCAATTTCATCACTAGTTGTTGTTGATGGTGCGTCATCAGAAGCAGCCCGCGATATTGCAATGCACGTTGCGGCGATCGCTCCTAAGTACGTTTCGGACGACGAAGTACCGGCTGAAGTTGTTGAAAAAGAAAAGTCAGTTCAACTGGCTTCTGAAGATTTGGCGGGTAAGCCTGATAACATCAAAGAAAAGATGGTTGAAGGACGTATCAAGAAATTCTTGGCTGAAATTTCATTGTTAGATCAAGCTTTTGTCAAGAATGGTGATCAAACAGTTGCGCAGTTTATTGCTTCACAAAATGGTACAGTAAAGTCATTTGTACGTTATCAAGTTGGTGATGGTATTGAAAAGAAAGTGACTGATTTGGCTGAAGAAGTTGCCAAGCAACTCGGCTAA
- the rpsB gene encoding 30S ribosomal protein S2 — MAVISMKELLEAGVHFGHQTRRWDPKMDEYIFTERNGIHIIDLQKTVKLVDEAYNFIRNASTDDANFLFVGTKKQASDAIAEEATRAGQYFINHRWLGGTLTNWNTIKTRIQRLKDLETMAEDGTFEQLPKKEVVLLNKQREKLNKFLGGIKDMPGLPDVLFVVDPKKEEIAVKEANMLNIPVVAMIDTNANPEVVDVKIPANDDAIRAVRLITAKMADAIIEGRQGQDSAPEDAFVAGDENTESIEEITNIVEEGNN, encoded by the coding sequence ATGGCAGTTATTTCAATGAAAGAACTCCTCGAAGCAGGTGTTCACTTTGGTCACCAAACACGTCGTTGGGACCCAAAAATGGATGAATATATCTTTACAGAACGTAATGGTATCCATATCATCGATTTACAAAAAACAGTTAAGTTAGTTGATGAAGCTTATAACTTTATTCGTAATGCATCAACTGATGATGCTAACTTTTTGTTTGTTGGTACAAAGAAACAAGCCTCAGACGCGATTGCTGAAGAAGCAACGCGCGCCGGTCAATACTTTATCAATCATCGTTGGTTGGGTGGTACTTTAACAAATTGGAATACAATCAAGACACGTATCCAACGTTTGAAGGACTTGGAAACAATGGCCGAAGACGGTACATTTGAACAATTGCCTAAAAAAGAAGTTGTTTTGTTAAACAAGCAACGTGAAAAGTTGAATAAATTCTTGGGTGGTATCAAGGATATGCCTGGTTTGCCAGACGTATTGTTTGTTGTTGACCCTAAGAAGGAAGAAATTGCCGTTAAGGAAGCAAATATGTTGAACATTCCAGTTGTGGCAATGATTGACACAAACGCTAACCCTGAAGTGGTTGACGTTAAAATTCCTGCTAACGATGATGCTATTCGTGCTGTTCGTTTGATTACTGCTAAGATGGCTGATGCGATTATCGAAGGTCGTCAAGGTCAAGATTCAGCACCTGAAGATGCTTTTGTTGCGGGTGACGAAAATACAGAATCAATCGAAGAAATCACTAACATTGTCGAAGAAGGCAATAACTAA
- a CDS encoding GIY-YIG nuclease family protein, giving the protein MKLYYFYVLYTADGYFYGGFTDNVQRRFKTHESGKGAKFTRVKSRHPLKLIYEESFETKHDALHAEAAFKKLTRKQKELFLTEHHLDSSIWQ; this is encoded by the coding sequence ATGAAGCTATATTACTTTTATGTCTTATATACTGCAGATGGTTACTTTTATGGTGGTTTCACTGATAATGTTCAGCGCCGATTTAAAACCCATGAATCGGGTAAAGGGGCAAAATTCACACGCGTTAAATCAAGACATCCTTTAAAACTAATCTATGAAGAATCATTTGAAACTAAACATGATGCATTACATGCAGAAGCTGCTTTCAAAAAACTGACCAGAAAACAGAAAGAATTATTCTTAACTGAACATCATCTTGATTCCAGTATTTGGCAATAA
- a CDS encoding tRNA1(Val) (adenine(37)-N6)-methyltransferase, whose translation MTEVILKEGERIDGLPSQNVHIIQNPDMFSYSLDAILLAHFAGVKGKGAGLTVDLGAGTGAVGLFYSPKVIGKIKLVEIQPELAEMAQRSIEMNGLQKRVSVLLSDMKDIFNDIQPGSVETVLSNPPYFPLNEMTKTNHDTHYELARHELTIDLPGLAQVANKLLKNNGKFYMVHRPDRLTDVFSAFEQRKLRIKRMQFVYGKSDREANMVLVEAIKAGRPGGVRIMPPIIAYTPENNYTSQVEEILYGQAWS comes from the coding sequence ATGACTGAAGTAATTCTTAAAGAAGGAGAGCGTATTGATGGCTTACCTTCGCAAAATGTTCATATTATCCAAAATCCCGATATGTTTTCTTACTCCTTAGATGCCATATTATTAGCCCACTTTGCTGGGGTAAAAGGTAAAGGTGCTGGGTTAACGGTTGATTTAGGTGCTGGCACAGGTGCCGTTGGTCTTTTTTATTCACCAAAGGTCATCGGCAAAATTAAGCTAGTTGAGATTCAGCCTGAATTAGCTGAAATGGCACAACGCAGCATTGAAATGAATGGTTTGCAAAAACGTGTTAGTGTCCTGTTATCTGATATGAAAGATATTTTTAATGATATTCAACCTGGATCAGTGGAAACTGTTTTATCAAATCCACCATACTTCCCACTTAATGAAATGACAAAGACTAATCATGATACGCACTATGAACTTGCACGGCACGAATTAACAATTGATTTGCCTGGTTTAGCTCAAGTTGCCAATAAGTTATTAAAAAATAATGGTAAATTTTATATGGTTCATCGGCCAGACCGGCTGACGGATGTTTTTTCCGCATTTGAGCAACGAAAATTGCGGATTAAGCGTATGCAATTTGTTTATGGCAAAAGCGATCGTGAGGCAAATATGGTTCTTGTTGAGGCTATTAAAGCAGGTCGCCCAGGAGGGGTGCGCATTATGCCGCCAATTATTGCTTATACGCCAGAAAATAATTATACTTCGCAAGTAGAAGAGATATTATATGGTCAAGCGTGGTCATGA
- a CDS encoding lysophospholipid acyltransferase family protein: MKFYDFLRGIAVSIIWVINGRIKYMNRDRIPVNENYILVGPHRTWWDPIWYAIAAYPKHFIFMAKVELFKFPPLAWLIRSAGAFPVDRENVGPSVIKVPVNELKKGNRSLIMFPSGSRHSDELKSGSLLIAKMAGKALVPTVYQGPVSFGQLFKRNNTVINFGEPIIIDRKDRLNKENIAKYTELIQEAFDNLDHEVNPDWVYLDPKREKK, translated from the coding sequence ATGAAATTTTATGATTTTCTGCGTGGTATAGCTGTAAGTATTATATGGGTTATCAACGGACGTATCAAGTACATGAATCGTGATCGTATCCCTGTTAATGAAAATTATATTCTTGTCGGCCCCCATCGGACCTGGTGGGATCCTATTTGGTATGCCATTGCAGCCTACCCAAAACACTTTATTTTTATGGCCAAAGTTGAATTATTCAAATTTCCACCATTGGCTTGGTTAATAAGATCTGCTGGTGCGTTTCCTGTTGACCGAGAAAACGTCGGACCGAGTGTTATTAAAGTTCCAGTCAATGAACTCAAAAAGGGTAATCGTTCATTAATTATGTTTCCATCAGGTTCTCGACATAGCGATGAATTAAAATCCGGTTCCCTCTTGATTGCCAAAATGGCGGGCAAAGCCCTTGTTCCTACAGTTTACCAAGGGCCCGTCTCATTCGGTCAGTTATTTAAAAGGAACAACACAGTGATTAATTTTGGTGAACCAATTATCATTGATCGCAAAGACAGATTGAACAAAGAAAACATCGCTAAATATACTGAGTTGATTCAAGAAGCATTTGATAATCTCGATCACGAAGTGAACCCTGATTGGGTATACCTGGATCCCAAACGCGAAAAAAAATAA
- a CDS encoding YneF family protein, protein MNIGIGLVILIAVLALVIGLAAGFFLARNSMKSYLAKNPPISEEMMKSMMMSMGQKPSQKKLNQMMAQMKQQSEQAQKK, encoded by the coding sequence ATGAATATAGGTATTGGACTTGTCATATTGATTGCAGTGTTAGCCTTGGTTATCGGATTGGCAGCTGGTTTTTTCTTAGCGCGTAACTCAATGAAAAGTTATTTAGCAAAGAATCCACCAATTTCAGAAGAAATGATGAAATCGATGATGATGTCAATGGGACAAAAGCCATCACAGAAAAAGTTGAATCAAATGATGGCTCAAATGAAGCAACAAAGCGAACAAGCGCAAAAAAAATAA
- the lexA gene encoding transcriptional repressor LexA gives MAIQIQESKQLQVLRFIHEAQITNGYPPTVREVGEAVGLSSSSTIHGHIERLVKKGYLLKDASKPRARAIEVTDSGLEALGVSTTPGRIPVLGLVTAGTPILAVEEEATEFFPIPDNLMQFDGDMFMLNVRGNSMVNIGILDGDKVIVRKQDNADNGDVVVAMNDDNEATVKRFFREADHFRLQPENDAMSPIILRRVSILGKVIGLYRDAIY, from the coding sequence ATGGCAATTCAAATTCAAGAAAGTAAACAACTTCAAGTGCTCCGTTTTATCCATGAAGCACAAATAACAAACGGTTACCCACCTACAGTTCGTGAAGTTGGTGAGGCAGTTGGCTTGTCATCGTCATCGACCATTCATGGTCACATTGAACGTTTGGTTAAGAAGGGTTATCTTTTAAAAGACGCCTCAAAGCCTCGCGCTCGTGCGATTGAAGTCACTGATTCAGGTCTCGAAGCTTTGGGTGTTTCAACAACCCCAGGTCGCATCCCAGTTCTTGGACTTGTAACAGCTGGAACACCTATTTTAGCTGTTGAAGAAGAGGCAACTGAATTCTTCCCTATCCCTGATAATTTAATGCAATTTGATGGTGATATGTTCATGTTAAATGTTCGTGGCAATTCCATGGTCAACATTGGTATATTAGATGGTGATAAGGTTATTGTTCGTAAACAAGATAATGCTGATAATGGTGATGTCGTTGTGGCAATGAACGATGACAATGAAGCCACTGTCAAAAGATTTTTCAGGGAAGCAGACCACTTCCGTCTCCAACCGGAAAATGACGCCATGTCTCCCATCATTTTGCGACGTGTATCTATTTTAGGAAAAGTTATTGGTCTCTATCGTGATGCTATTTATTAA
- the pyrE gene encoding orotate phosphoribosyltransferase — MTNYAEQVADDLLAIGAVKFAPDEPFTWASGIKSPIYTDNRMTIGVPKVRQNIFRGLADLIQNAYGDVDIIGGVATAGIPHAAWVADILDKPMIYVRSKPKDHGAGRQIEGATVAGQKVVLIDDLISTGGSVLGAVEATRQAGAEVIGVVSIFSYELPEGVINFKRANLTFKSLTTYSQLMAAAIKRGELNESQITTLKQWQLNPKQW, encoded by the coding sequence ATGACGAATTACGCAGAACAAGTAGCAGACGATTTGTTAGCCATAGGTGCGGTTAAATTTGCTCCAGATGAACCTTTCACTTGGGCTTCAGGAATTAAAAGTCCGATTTATACTGACAATCGCATGACTATTGGTGTACCAAAAGTGCGCCAAAATATTTTTAGAGGGCTGGCTGATCTGATTCAAAATGCGTACGGGGATGTTGACATCATTGGTGGTGTCGCGACAGCAGGAATTCCACATGCTGCTTGGGTTGCAGATATTTTGGATAAACCTATGATTTATGTTCGCTCAAAACCAAAAGATCACGGAGCAGGTCGACAGATAGAAGGGGCAACAGTTGCAGGGCAAAAAGTTGTGTTAATTGATGATTTGATTTCCACAGGTGGTTCAGTATTAGGGGCTGTTGAAGCCACACGTCAAGCAGGTGCTGAAGTGATTGGTGTCGTCTCAATTTTTTCATATGAGTTACCTGAAGGTGTCATTAATTTTAAACGGGCAAACCTCACGTTTAAATCGCTGACAACTTATTCGCAATTAATGGCTGCAGCAATTAAACGTGGTGAACTAAATGAGTCACAAATAACAACGCTAAAACAGTGGCAACTTAATCCTAAGCAGTGGTAA